Proteins encoded in a region of the Deltaproteobacteria bacterium genome:
- a CDS encoding Hpt domain-containing protein, which produces MADESKKIVVHIDPDLEAIIPRFIEIREDDMQQMREALGKGDFDSIVRIGHSMKGAGGSYGFDGISKIGAAIESAGKEEKAGAIEALICDLARYIANVEIIYDGES; this is translated from the coding sequence ATGGCCGATGAAAGTAAAAAGATAGTAGTGCATATAGACCCTGATCTTGAGGCGATTATTCCCAGGTTTATTGAAATAAGAGAGGATGATATGCAGCAAATGCGGGAGGCCCTCGGTAAGGGGGATTTTGACAGTATAGTGAGAATCGGCCACTCCATGAAAGGGGCCGGCGGCAGTTACGGATTTGACGGCATCTCAAAAATCGGGGCTGCCATAGAGTCTGCCGGTAAGGAGGAAAAGGCCGGGGCGATCGAGGCATTGATCTGTGACCTTGCCCGGTATATAGCAAACGTTGAAATTATTTATGACGGGGAATCTTAG